Proteins from a single region of Thermosinus carboxydivorans Nor1:
- a CDS encoding dodecin family protein, with protein MGVVKVIELVGTSRHNWTDAVDNAVMEASKTIDDILGVEVTNFTANIDNGRISEYKADVKIAFHVHH; from the coding sequence ATGGGCGTTGTAAAAGTCATTGAACTCGTAGGGACATCCCGTCATAACTGGACGGACGCGGTTGATAACGCTGTTATGGAAGCCAGCAAGACTATCGATGATATCCTTGGTGTGGAAGTCACAAACTTTACGGCGAATATTGATAATGGCCGTATTTCGGAGTACAAAGCCGACGTCAAAATTGCCTTTCATGTTCACCATTGA
- a CDS encoding spore germination protein: protein MAEKPKIAKDIDSNINYLKELLGVGESFDVIFREYKFGRRRGASFSINAMVNDVVMADVLEHMMAQGQEELSMNILQKLFYSRLTHSQVKLVDNMNDAITSVLSGEMLFFLDGEGQVMVVDARSYPARMPSESNIEKVTRGSRDSFVETLVFNTALIRRRLRDPNLRFEIVKVGTRSQTDVAVAYIKDITNPELVETVKKRLNDINIDGVPMAEKAIEEYIAVGSKWNILPKVRYSERPDVAAVHLLEGHVCVIVDTSPNVMILPTTFWHHVQHVEEFRQNIIVGSFLRFVRMGAILFSLVLPPLWLALVLQRHLLPETLTFLGPRDPGIIPLGLQFIFAEFGIEMVRMATVHVPAAQSTALGFIGAFMLGEFATKVGLFGNETIFYIAVATVGTFATPSVELALAIRTFRLALTALVLLFKLPGLLLGLLGLFFILVFTKSFGIPYLWPAIPLNVAALKDVIFRLPIPSKVLRPAVLKPQDKDRLEGRTHKGPQKKKKEK, encoded by the coding sequence ATGGCAGAAAAACCTAAAATCGCAAAAGACATTGACAGCAATATAAATTATCTAAAAGAGTTGCTTGGAGTCGGCGAATCTTTCGATGTGATTTTCCGGGAGTACAAATTTGGCCGAAGACGGGGAGCGTCTTTTTCCATAAACGCTATGGTGAATGACGTGGTAATGGCTGATGTACTGGAACATATGATGGCGCAGGGTCAAGAGGAATTATCGATGAACATCCTGCAAAAGCTTTTTTATTCCCGCTTGACCCATTCTCAGGTCAAACTGGTTGATAATATGAACGACGCCATTACCAGTGTGCTTTCGGGAGAAATGCTCTTTTTCTTGGACGGTGAGGGTCAGGTCATGGTGGTCGACGCCCGGTCTTATCCGGCAAGAATGCCATCTGAATCCAACATTGAAAAGGTCACGCGGGGCTCCCGCGATTCTTTTGTAGAAACGCTGGTTTTTAATACGGCGCTTATACGCCGCCGGCTCCGTGACCCAAACTTGCGATTTGAAATCGTCAAGGTAGGTACCCGCTCCCAGACTGACGTCGCCGTAGCTTACATAAAGGATATAACTAACCCGGAATTAGTTGAGACGGTAAAAAAACGTCTTAACGACATCAATATCGATGGCGTGCCAATGGCGGAAAAGGCAATCGAGGAATATATCGCCGTGGGCAGTAAATGGAACATCTTGCCTAAGGTTCGCTATTCCGAGCGCCCGGACGTGGCCGCCGTGCACCTTTTGGAAGGTCATGTCTGCGTCATTGTTGATACATCGCCTAACGTGATGATCCTGCCAACTACCTTTTGGCATCATGTGCAGCATGTGGAAGAATTCCGTCAGAACATTATCGTCGGTTCTTTTCTTCGCTTCGTGAGGATGGGCGCCATCTTATTTTCGCTGGTTTTACCACCTTTATGGCTGGCATTGGTGCTGCAGCGCCATTTACTGCCCGAGACGCTTACATTTTTAGGGCCGCGCGATCCAGGGATTATTCCGTTAGGGCTGCAGTTTATTTTTGCCGAATTTGGCATTGAAATGGTGCGCATGGCGACGGTGCATGTGCCGGCGGCGCAATCCACGGCCTTAGGTTTTATCGGCGCCTTCATGTTAGGGGAATTTGCTACCAAAGTAGGGTTATTTGGTAACGAAACGATTTTTTATATTGCTGTGGCTACGGTGGGTACATTTGCCACGCCCAGCGTGGAACTGGCTCTGGCTATCCGCACATTTCGGTTAGCGCTAACAGCGTTAGTCCTGCTCTTTAAACTTCCCGGTCTACTTTTAGGCCTGTTAGGCCTGTTTTTTATCCTTGTCTTTACGAAGTCATTCGGTATACCCTATCTCTGGCCGGCTATTCCTTTAAATGTGGCTGCTCTTAAAGATGTTATCTTCCGGTTGCCTATTCCCAGCAAAGTCCTTCGCCCAGCGGTGCTTAAACCACAGGATAAGGACCGACTTGAGGGCCGTACACACAAAGGCCCTCAAAAAAAGAAAAAGGAAAAGTAA
- the trpS gene encoding tryptophan--tRNA ligase, with the protein MKKGRIFSGMQPSGKFHLGNYLGALENWVRLQHDYECFFCIVDWHALTSSYEDTRRLPEHIHDMALDWLSGGLDPEKNVIFVQSHVKEHAELHLLLSMITPLSWLERVPTYKDKLQQLGAQGKEINTYGFLGYPELMTADIILYKADTVPVGEDQLPHLELCREIVRRFNHLYGEVFPEPQAKLSQAPLLPGIDGRKMSKSYGNEIPFAASPEDLRARVRLMVTDPQRVKKTDPGNPDVCTVHTFHKIFSRDELDEIVMSCRNAAIGCVDCKKRLAERMVSALADIHVRRAELEANPGRVREILAYGAERARQVAAATMEEVRQVMHLS; encoded by the coding sequence ATGAAAAAAGGACGTATTTTCAGTGGGATGCAGCCGTCGGGAAAGTTTCATTTGGGCAACTATCTTGGCGCTTTGGAAAACTGGGTGCGGCTGCAACATGATTATGAATGCTTTTTTTGTATCGTAGACTGGCATGCCTTAACTTCATCCTATGAAGATACTCGCAGGCTGCCGGAGCATATTCATGATATGGCGCTGGACTGGCTGAGCGGCGGTCTTGACCCTGAAAAAAACGTGATTTTTGTGCAGTCGCACGTTAAGGAACATGCCGAGCTGCATCTTTTGCTTTCGATGATTACGCCCCTGTCATGGTTGGAACGCGTTCCTACTTATAAGGACAAGCTTCAACAATTAGGCGCCCAGGGTAAGGAGATTAATACTTACGGGTTTTTGGGCTACCCTGAGCTTATGACGGCTGATATTATTTTGTATAAGGCTGACACCGTGCCTGTCGGCGAAGACCAGCTGCCGCATTTGGAACTTTGCCGTGAGATTGTTCGCCGCTTCAATCATTTGTACGGGGAAGTGTTCCCCGAGCCTCAGGCTAAACTCAGCCAAGCGCCGCTGCTGCCCGGCATCGACGGCCGCAAAATGAGTAAATCATATGGCAATGAAATCCCCTTCGCTGCTAGTCCGGAAGATCTTCGCGCGCGGGTCCGTCTCATGGTGACCGATCCCCAGCGGGTAAAGAAAACCGACCCTGGCAATCCGGACGTATGCACCGTTCATACCTTCCATAAAATTTTTAGTCGTGATGAACTGGATGAAATAGTAATGTCATGCCGAAACGCCGCTATTGGGTGCGTAGACTGCAAAAAACGGCTTGCTGAGCGTATGGTATCGGCGCTTGCCGATATTCACGTTCGGCGGGCGGAACTAGAGGCCAATCCTGGCCGGGTTCGCGAAATTTTAGCCTATGGCGCCGAGCGGGCTCGCCAGGTAGCGGCTGCTACGATGGAGGAAGTGCGGCAGGTAATGCATCTCAGTTAG
- a CDS encoding stage V sporulation protein AE, translating to MGKIRVILVTDGDRCAKHVVESIAGELGLRCISASAGNPTPISGEEIVRLIKQVPYDPVLVMFDDRGQRDKGQGEQAMEYVVNHPDIEVLGAVAVASNTTGINGVEADACISGNGEVVKASVNKYGEVTGGDKPVINGDTVDVLNEVEVPVIIGIGDIGKMDKADSVSRGAPITRKAIEEILKRSGVSYGRKT from the coding sequence TTGGGAAAAATAAGAGTAATATTGGTTACCGACGGCGACCGCTGTGCCAAGCACGTTGTGGAGAGCATTGCCGGTGAGCTGGGCTTACGCTGCATTTCCGCATCTGCTGGTAATCCCACGCCAATTTCTGGAGAGGAAATTGTTCGTCTCATCAAACAGGTGCCATATGATCCGGTACTTGTTATGTTTGATGACCGGGGTCAGCGTGACAAAGGCCAGGGCGAACAGGCCATGGAATATGTGGTCAATCATCCGGACATCGAGGTGCTGGGAGCAGTGGCTGTTGCTTCGAATACGACAGGAATTAACGGCGTGGAAGCTGATGCCTGTATTAGCGGTAATGGTGAGGTCGTGAAAGCTTCGGTTAATAAATATGGTGAAGTTACGGGAGGAGACAAGCCGGTAATCAACGGTGACACCGTTGACGTGCTTAATGAAGTGGAGGTACCGGTAATCATTGGTATTGGCGACATTGGTAAGATGGATAAAGCCGACAGTGTTAGTCGCGGTGCTCCTATTACGCGCAAGGCCATTGAAGAGATTTTGAAACGGAGTGGCGTTTCCTATGGCAGAAAAACCTAA
- a CDS encoding site-2 protease family protein: protein MFGFDADMIFRIPALLATITVHEYAHARAAVALGDPTPRFMGRLTLNPVAHLDPIGLLMLWLFKFGWAKPVPVNPYNFRDGRMGMLIVSLAGPFANILFAFVTALTTGLLAKLGLLGGDWVQILRLTYIYNIIFAIFNLIPLPPLDGSKVLASLLPGRQAYAFERLEAYGPFILMALVYIGFIGTITHPLEIALSRFINTIVMWLL from the coding sequence GTGTTTGGTTTTGACGCAGATATGATTTTTCGTATACCTGCGCTGCTCGCGACTATCACCGTACATGAATACGCGCATGCCCGCGCAGCCGTCGCTTTAGGCGACCCGACGCCGCGGTTTATGGGCAGGTTGACTTTAAACCCTGTTGCCCATCTTGATCCCATCGGTCTTTTGATGCTATGGCTGTTTAAATTCGGCTGGGCCAAGCCCGTACCGGTCAATCCCTATAATTTTCGTGACGGGCGAATGGGAATGTTGATCGTTTCTTTGGCCGGACCGTTTGCCAATATTCTTTTCGCTTTCGTCACGGCGCTGACGACAGGTCTTTTGGCCAAATTAGGTTTGCTGGGTGGCGATTGGGTACAAATCCTGCGCCTTACCTATATTTATAATATCATTTTTGCTATATTCAATCTAATACCTTTACCACCGCTTGACGGGTCAAAAGTACTGGCCAGTCTGCTGCCCGGACGTCAGGCCTACGCCTTTGAACGCCTGGAAGCTTATGGTCCTTTTATCTTAATGGCGCTGGTATATATTGGTTTTATCGGGACAATCACGCATCCTCTGGAAATCGCGTTGTCCCGTTTCATAAACACTATTGTGATGTGGCTTTTGTAG
- a CDS encoding segregation and condensation protein A, translating to MSDYKIKLEVFEGPLALLLHLIEKDQIDIYDIPIAQVTEQYIAYLKAWEEFNLDIASEFLVMAATLLQIKSRMLLPRPPAAVETAEEEDPRQELVEKLVEYRKFKQLAALLQSMAEKRLKYFTRPPQELDVTPPLPQGLKLDDLIMAFATILESAVDNYALVARDEISVQDKMYDIIHLLHKTGRIEFWQTITRTGSRSEVVAALLAVLELLRLKRITVSQDRCFGPIFIALRE from the coding sequence ATGTCGGATTACAAAATTAAACTTGAGGTTTTTGAAGGACCGCTAGCTTTGCTGCTGCACCTGATTGAAAAAGACCAGATTGATATTTATGATATTCCTATCGCTCAAGTCACTGAACAATATATTGCTTATCTAAAAGCATGGGAAGAATTCAATCTTGATATCGCCAGCGAGTTTTTAGTAATGGCGGCTACACTATTGCAGATTAAATCACGGATGCTGCTACCCCGACCTCCTGCTGCAGTGGAAACGGCCGAGGAGGAAGATCCCCGGCAGGAACTGGTGGAAAAATTGGTTGAATACCGCAAGTTTAAGCAGCTTGCCGCCTTGCTGCAGAGTATGGCGGAAAAACGGCTAAAGTATTTTACCCGTCCGCCGCAGGAGCTTGATGTGACGCCGCCGCTACCACAGGGGCTCAAACTTGATGATCTTATCATGGCCTTTGCCACCATATTGGAGAGCGCCGTCGATAATTATGCGCTCGTTGCCCGCGATGAAATTAGCGTACAGGATAAGATGTACGATATTATTCACCTATTGCATAAAACGGGGCGGATCGAATTTTGGCAAACCATAACGCGGACAGGCTCCCGCAGCGAAGTCGTGGCTGCCCTTCTGGCAGTATTGGAGCTGCTTAGGCTAAAACGGATTACCGTATCCCAGGATAGGTGTTTTGGTCCCATTTTTATTGCCTTGAGGGAGTGA
- the scpB gene encoding SMC-Scp complex subunit ScpB, whose amino-acid sequence MFYQHLKGHVEALLFASGDPLPIDKLAQILEIPEEHVALLLEELAQDMASAERGLTLVQVAGGYQLCTKPEMADFVSRLAQVQEGRLSMAAMETLAIIAFKQPITKQEIEAIRGVKIDKVLNNLVERRLVREIGRKETIGRPILYGTTDEFLKCFGLKSIEELLALAANLPEPALEKQP is encoded by the coding sequence ATCTTTTACCAACATCTCAAAGGGCATGTAGAGGCACTGTTGTTTGCCAGCGGCGATCCGCTACCGATTGACAAGCTCGCGCAAATCTTGGAGATACCGGAAGAACATGTTGCTCTTTTACTGGAAGAGCTGGCGCAGGATATGGCCAGCGCTGAGCGTGGCTTAACGCTCGTTCAGGTAGCTGGCGGTTATCAGTTATGTACTAAACCGGAAATGGCCGATTTTGTTTCCCGCTTGGCCCAAGTCCAGGAGGGACGGTTGTCCATGGCGGCTATGGAAACACTAGCAATCATTGCCTTCAAGCAGCCCATCACCAAGCAAGAGATAGAAGCTATCAGAGGGGTTAAAATCGACAAGGTACTTAATAATTTAGTTGAAAGACGGTTGGTGCGGGAGATAGGGCGGAAAGAAACTATTGGCCGCCCGATTCTGTACGGTACTACCGACGAGTTTCTGAAATGTTTTGGTCTTAAAAGTATTGAAGAATTACTGGCACTGGCCGCCAATCTGCCTGAGCCGGCTTTGGAAAAGCAGCCCTGA
- the spoVAC gene encoding stage V sporulation protein AC has translation MPESGAQSDKQAQKQFQEKYKQVKPKPPILKNIIWAFIVGGLICTFGQFIQNYFVSVGFTKKEAVGPTAVVLVFLSAFFTALGVYDELGRRAGAGSIVPITGFANSVVAPAMEFKREGFVFGVGARMFIIAGPVLVYGMLTAFIIGFIYWLAK, from the coding sequence ATGCCTGAAAGCGGCGCACAAAGCGATAAACAAGCTCAAAAGCAATTTCAGGAAAAATACAAACAGGTTAAGCCTAAACCCCCTATATTAAAAAACATCATATGGGCCTTTATTGTTGGTGGACTGATCTGCACCTTTGGGCAGTTCATTCAAAACTATTTTGTCAGCGTTGGTTTTACGAAAAAAGAAGCCGTAGGACCTACTGCCGTTGTCTTGGTCTTTTTGAGCGCCTTTTTTACGGCGCTAGGCGTATACGACGAATTGGGGCGGCGTGCGGGCGCCGGCTCAATTGTTCCAATTACAGGGTTTGCTAACTCAGTGGTGGCGCCGGCCATGGAGTTTAAACGGGAAGGCTTTGTCTTCGGCGTCGGCGCCAGAATGTTTATCATCGCAGGGCCAGTACTAGTGTACGGCATGCTTACAGCATTTATCATCGGCTTTATATACTGGTTAGCAAAGTAG
- the sigF gene encoding RNA polymerase sporulation sigma factor SigF — MLEDAELKEWIKRAQAGDKQAKEYILEHNVNLVRSIVHRFLNRGYEWDDLFQIGCIGLMKAIERFDLNFNVKFSTYAVPMVIGEIRRFIRDDNPTKVSRPVKELAYRVYRTQERLQSLLGREPTIHEVAKELALAPQEIVSALEAMQPPASLFEQAYHDDGDPISRLDQIAQCDGQDNAYFEKLALREVLSRLPPKERYVIHLRFFEDKTQAEIANMIGLSQVQVSRIEKQALRLIRDLMQTS, encoded by the coding sequence ATGCTCGAAGATGCGGAATTAAAGGAATGGATCAAACGGGCGCAAGCTGGCGATAAGCAGGCCAAGGAATATATCCTGGAGCATAATGTTAATCTGGTGCGCAGTATCGTTCATCGTTTTCTTAACCGCGGCTATGAATGGGATGATTTGTTTCAGATTGGCTGTATTGGCCTAATGAAGGCTATTGAGCGCTTTGATTTAAATTTCAATGTGAAGTTTTCTACATATGCTGTGCCAATGGTTATTGGTGAAATCCGCCGTTTTATCCGCGACGATAACCCCACTAAAGTTAGCCGGCCGGTTAAGGAACTGGCCTACCGCGTATACCGCACGCAGGAACGACTGCAAAGCCTGTTAGGCCGTGAACCTACCATTCACGAAGTTGCCAAAGAGTTAGCTCTCGCCCCGCAGGAAATCGTGTCGGCATTGGAAGCAATGCAGCCGCCTGCTTCGCTGTTCGAACAGGCATATCATGATGATGGCGACCCGATAAGCAGGCTAGATCAGATTGCGCAATGCGACGGGCAAGACAACGCTTATTTTGAAAAATTGGCTTTGCGCGAAGTCCTATCCCGCCTGCCGCCCAAAGAACGTTATGTTATTCATCTGCGTTTTTTTGAGGATAAGACGCAGGCGGAAATCGCCAACATGATTGGTCTATCGCAAGTTCAGGTTTCACGTATTGAAAAACAAGCCCTAAGATTGATTAGGGACTTAATGCAGACTTCGTGA
- the spoVAE gene encoding stage V sporulation protein AE: MQAYLMAFLIGGLICVVGQLLMDLTPLTPAHVLVLFVVVGGVLSGMGLYQPLIDLAGAGATVPLPGFGHALVSGTIEDVNKYGFWGIFSGSLRATASGIMAAAVFGLFAALLFNPKG, from the coding sequence TTGCAAGCATATTTAATGGCTTTTCTTATTGGCGGCTTAATTTGCGTGGTTGGGCAGTTGCTAATGGATTTAACTCCGCTCACTCCTGCCCATGTACTGGTTTTATTCGTTGTTGTCGGCGGAGTTTTGAGTGGGATGGGCTTATACCAACCTTTGATCGATTTAGCTGGTGCCGGGGCGACCGTACCGCTTCCCGGATTTGGTCATGCTCTTGTTTCCGGGACGATTGAAGATGTAAATAAGTACGGATTTTGGGGCATTTTTAGCGGCTCACTGCGTGCCACTGCTTCCGGTATCATGGCTGCAGCAGTGTTCGGACTGTTTGCGGCGCTGCTATTTAATCCTAAAGGATAG